The genomic interval CATACGATGTAAATTTTCTTCTCTCTGGTTTACTGTATTTAAGAATATAAAGGAAATGTTCTAAGAGTTCATTGTTCATAGTATGAGTGTCTAATATCGGACTACCGAGTTTGCGAAGAAGCTTTAAAGCATTTTTTTCTGATGGCTTTAATACTTCAGGAAAGAAAACCATGACGCTTTTTATTCCTAATAGTGTGTATTTTAGACCTAAGCCTTTAATAGGGATAAAGCTTGCCATGCAGATAATTTTATTTACCCGATGAGGATTTCTAATTTCATAAGAAAGTGCTAAATATACTCCATATGATACTCCAGCCATGTTTACTTTACTAATGTTATAAGTTTCTAATATATCATCTATCCATAAATGAGGTTGAAAATTGTTGTAATATTCATCGTTAGGTTCACTCTTACCTGCCCCACCAAGAGTGTCTATTGCAATCACATAGAACTGTTGTGCTAATTCTTGAATATTGTAGATCCACATAATTGCAGAGTTGTCGCCTGTGCCATGAAAAAGTATTAGAGGAGGGTTTTTCTTATTTCCTCTGATTACTACATGTGTTTTCCCAAACCTGGTGTCAATATCTTGCTCCTCAATATCAACATCCCATAAATTCAACAAGCGGTCATAAGATTCGTAAAGTAATTGTTTGCCTTCTAAGCTTCTAAACCTACTTTTCATAATAATAACCTCTTTTCTTGAAGAAATTTCAGGAGAAAACACTATTATTATAGTGTCTACCTAAATTATACTATCATTTGAAAATATTAATAAAAAATGATGTTACAATTTAATAACAATAAAGGAAAAGAAAAATATATAATCTATCATTTGGTAAACAGATGTTAATCGACAAAGGGAATCAATGGAGAAATTTAACGTCAAATGATCTTTACAAAAAGCTCTTTTCGTAAATTGTGATGTTATAACTCCTATACAAAAAGGAAAAGATATCGTTTTATAGAAGAGAAAATGCCACGAAAAACTAGATTTCGTTTATAATGA from Cytobacillus sp. IB215665 carries:
- a CDS encoding alpha/beta hydrolase, with the translated sequence MKSRFRSLEGKQLLYESYDRLLNLWDVDIEEQDIDTRFGKTHVVIRGNKKNPPLILFHGTGDNSAIMWIYNIQELAQQFYVIAIDTLGGAGKSEPNDEYYNNFQPHLWIDDILETYNISKVNMAGVSYGVYLALSYEIRNPHRVNKIICMASFIPIKGLGLKYTLLGIKSVMVFFPEVLKPSEKNALKLLRKLGSPILDTHTMNNELLEHFLYILKYSKPERRKFTSYEMEDLSTFKQKALFLIGDSDSIAYHPAYIDFFRANHFNYKIIKDAGHSINQDQWNIVNKEMTGFLSG